One genomic segment of Verrucomicrobiia bacterium includes these proteins:
- a CDS encoding DPP IV N-terminal domain-containing protein, whose protein sequence is MNHWRHTFILIAICFAFHSPGQSSSTNSSPRVYRDRVEANWFADAAGKTNRFWYRVAIARGEHAFVVVDAQEGTRAPAFDHARVAQELARQAGAGISSNQLPIDALDFLRDGKTMKFRSAGTDWILNLETHALERSVAATSESSLPASRTPRPSVTTGAETSIRFENRLPRELNFFWIDPDGNRQRYGTLRPGETREQHTYAGHVWMATEQNGDILAVFQAEARHGAAVIDGLVPAEPQRSRRSERAGRLSSSGGRSPDQNWEVIVRGHNLFLRDARNGKERQLTHDANPDSSYARNADAERSVELNYESRDPEAPIPEIYWAPDSKHFVAMRLKSGTQRRVYIVESSPEDQLQPKLISYPYLKPGDEVPIRKPHLFDVEQGRRIETSDALFSNPWSISDVRWDRDSRRFTFVYNQRGHQVLRVVAINADDGSSTSIVDEQSKTFINYSGKFFCEFMEESSELIWMSERDGWNHLYLYDARTGRVKNQITRGEWVVRSVDRVDREQRCIWLQVSGIRADEDPYHVHQARVNFDGTGFAVLTESDGTHSVQYSPDRTFAVVTWSRVDQPPVTELRRTRNGKIILKLEETDASELYASGWKPPERFVAKGRDGVTDIFGVIFRPKDFTPSRRYPVVENIYAGPQDSFAPKAFRTNYPHQKLADCGFIVVQLDGMGTANRSKKFHDICFKNLADAGFPDRILWIKAAAAKYSYMDLNRVGIYGTSAGGQNALRGMLDHGDFYKACVSDSACHDNRMDKIWWNEQWMGWPVDESYVKSSNVADAHKLRGKLLLMTGELDRNVDPASTMQVVNALVKADRDFEMLIVPNVGHGAARSPYGGRKLQEFFVRAFHDKEWNNVSAHVENGTN, encoded by the coding sequence ATGAATCATTGGCGTCACACTTTCATTCTCATCGCGATCTGTTTTGCGTTCCATTCGCCCGGTCAATCATCATCAACAAACTCATCCCCGCGCGTGTATCGCGATCGTGTCGAAGCGAATTGGTTCGCCGATGCTGCGGGCAAAACCAATCGATTCTGGTATCGCGTGGCGATCGCCCGTGGTGAGCACGCGTTCGTGGTAGTCGATGCCCAGGAAGGAACCCGCGCTCCCGCCTTTGATCATGCGCGCGTCGCGCAGGAACTGGCGCGTCAAGCCGGCGCCGGGATTTCCTCGAATCAGTTGCCGATCGATGCGTTGGATTTTTTGCGCGACGGCAAAACAATGAAGTTTCGGTCGGCGGGAACGGATTGGATCCTCAATCTTGAAACGCATGCGCTGGAACGATCTGTGGCGGCAACGTCCGAATCGAGTCTGCCCGCGTCCCGCACTCCACGGCCTTCCGTCACCACGGGAGCCGAGACATCCATTCGCTTCGAGAACCGTCTGCCGCGCGAATTGAACTTTTTCTGGATTGATCCCGATGGCAATCGCCAGCGCTACGGCACGCTGCGTCCAGGCGAAACGCGGGAGCAGCATACGTATGCTGGCCATGTCTGGATGGCCACGGAGCAGAACGGCGACATTCTTGCAGTATTCCAGGCCGAAGCCCGACATGGGGCAGCGGTGATCGACGGGTTGGTTCCGGCCGAACCGCAGCGCAGCCGGCGGAGTGAGCGCGCGGGGCGTTTGAGTTCGTCCGGCGGACGCTCGCCTGATCAGAACTGGGAAGTGATTGTTCGCGGCCATAATCTCTTTCTTCGCGATGCGCGCAACGGCAAGGAGCGGCAACTGACACATGATGCCAATCCCGACAGTTCCTACGCGCGAAACGCCGATGCGGAACGCTCAGTGGAATTGAATTACGAATCGCGCGACCCCGAGGCGCCTATCCCGGAAATCTACTGGGCACCCGACTCGAAACACTTTGTTGCGATGCGGTTAAAATCCGGCACGCAGCGCCGCGTTTACATTGTGGAGTCATCGCCCGAAGACCAGTTGCAGCCGAAGCTGATTTCTTATCCATACCTGAAGCCGGGCGATGAGGTTCCGATCCGCAAGCCGCATCTGTTCGATGTGGAGCAGGGACGTCGAATCGAAACCAGCGACGCCTTGTTTTCCAACCCGTGGTCGATCAGTGACGTGCGGTGGGATCGGGATTCACGGCGTTTCACGTTTGTTTACAACCAGCGCGGACACCAGGTGTTGCGGGTCGTAGCAATCAATGCGGATGACGGGAGCTCGACGAGCATTGTCGACGAGCAGAGCAAAACCTTCATCAACTATTCCGGGAAGTTCTTTTGCGAATTCATGGAGGAGTCCAGCGAGCTTATCTGGATGTCGGAACGCGACGGTTGGAATCACCTGTATCTTTACGACGCGCGAACAGGGCGGGTGAAGAACCAGATCACGCGCGGTGAGTGGGTGGTGCGAAGTGTGGATCGGGTTGATCGCGAGCAGCGTTGCATCTGGCTGCAGGTAAGCGGCATTCGCGCAGACGAGGATCCGTATCACGTGCATCAGGCGCGCGTGAACTTCGATGGAACCGGGTTTGCCGTCTTGACCGAATCCGATGGAACACATTCCGTGCAGTATTCTCCGGACCGCACGTTTGCGGTCGTGACGTGGTCTCGCGTAGATCAGCCGCCGGTGACGGAGTTGCGGAGAACGCGCAATGGAAAGATCATCCTGAAGCTGGAAGAAACGGACGCATCGGAGCTGTATGCGTCAGGCTGGAAACCTCCGGAACGCTTTGTCGCCAAGGGCCGGGATGGGGTCACGGATATATTTGGCGTCATTTTCCGGCCGAAGGATTTCACTCCGTCGCGGCGATATCCGGTCGTAGAGAATATTTATGCGGGACCGCAGGACTCATTTGCGCCGAAAGCGTTTCGGACGAACTACCCGCACCAGAAGCTCGCCGATTGCGGTTTCATTGTGGTCCAGTTGGACGGCATGGGAACGGCGAATCGTTCCAAGAAATTTCACGACATTTGTTTCAAAAATCTGGCCGACGCCGGATTTCCCGATCGGATCCTGTGGATCAAGGCGGCCGCAGCGAAATACTCCTACATGGATCTGAATCGGGTCGGGATCTATGGCACCTCGGCTGGCGGCCAGAATGCGCTGCGCGGGATGCTGGATCATGGCGACTTTTACAAGGCGTGCGTTTCGGATTCGGCGTGCCACGACAACCGGATGGACAAGATCTGGTGGAACGAGCAGTGGATGGGCTGGCCTGTCGACGAGAGTTACGTGAAGTCTTCGAATGTAGCGGACGCGCACAAGCTGCGCGGCAAACTGTTGTTGATGACGGGTGAGCTGGATCGCAATGTCGATCCCGCCAGCACCATGCAGGTGGTGAATGCACTGGTGAAGGCGGATCGGGATTTCGAGATGCTGATCGTTCCCAACGTGGGCCATGGCGCCGCGCGATCGCCCTATGGAGGGCGCAAGCTGCAGGAGTTCTTCGTCCGCGCGTTTCATGACAAGGAGTGGAACAACGTCAGTGCCCACGTGGAAAACGGAACGAATTGA
- a CDS encoding DUF885 domain-containing protein: protein MDDTYRPPGCIGSAARRRATYFGRLFFAFLLQIAAVAGAATTADDNLNAFFKDYLEERFRQQPLDATRLGDHRFDHLLDDISAEARARWLASARSALKNLSRKVMFKELSRDGQIDFEIFQTDLKAQIWNLENRKPFAEDPRVYGSYINESIYLLLVQSTLPTETNIANSIARIREIPRIISEAKKSLARPPKTVLETAVRQNRGAIGFFETEIFTLAGDTPQREELKSAIQPALVAIRDFQNFLEGELMDRATGEWRLGRRKFNQKFALETDAGVSAEQTLADAEAEFERVRRDMYVVCRQLWSRYFSKSPLPPDDAEGRRTTIMRVVHAVSQEHGKPENLLKDAQATVASIRNFIRDHNILRLPEPDRCQVIEMPEFRRGNSLAYLENAPPLDPGADSFYAISPPPADWGPERVKSFLEEYNEHMLQILTIHEAYPGHYVQLEYANRAASLIRRVLMSGVMVEGWAVYTEQMMLDQGYGGGDLRLRLMQLKFYLRAVVNAILDQRMHCEGMTDEEAMDLMVKGAFQSEGEARLKVIRAKQSSVQLSTYFVGRMAHYRLRQNLQRQLGEQFDLGRFHEAVMAHGSVPVKYLPELVGRQLSLTQ from the coding sequence ATGGATGATACCTACCGCCCGCCGGGATGCATTGGTTCTGCTGCGCGCCGACGCGCGACTTATTTCGGGCGTCTCTTCTTCGCTTTTCTGCTGCAAATCGCTGCGGTTGCCGGAGCGGCTACAACCGCGGATGACAACCTGAACGCGTTTTTCAAAGACTACCTGGAAGAACGATTTCGGCAGCAGCCGCTGGATGCCACGCGTTTGGGTGATCATCGATTCGATCACTTGCTCGACGACATCTCCGCCGAGGCGCGCGCGCGCTGGCTTGCCTCTGCCCGCAGCGCGCTGAAGAATCTTTCGCGCAAGGTAATGTTCAAGGAACTGTCGCGCGACGGGCAGATCGACTTCGAGATTTTTCAGACGGATCTCAAGGCGCAGATATGGAATCTCGAGAATCGGAAACCGTTCGCCGAGGATCCGCGGGTTTACGGCAGTTACATCAACGAGAGCATTTACCTGTTGCTCGTGCAATCCACGCTTCCAACGGAGACGAACATTGCCAACTCCATCGCACGCATCCGCGAGATCCCCCGCATTATAAGTGAAGCGAAGAAGAGCCTGGCGCGGCCGCCGAAAACCGTGCTGGAAACGGCCGTTCGCCAGAATCGCGGTGCAATCGGCTTTTTCGAAACTGAAATATTCACCCTCGCTGGAGATACTCCGCAGCGCGAGGAGTTGAAGTCGGCGATTCAGCCGGCGCTTGTCGCGATCCGCGATTTTCAGAATTTTCTCGAAGGCGAATTGATGGATCGCGCGACAGGTGAGTGGCGGCTGGGACGCCGCAAGTTCAACCAGAAGTTCGCGCTCGAGACCGATGCGGGAGTCTCCGCTGAACAGACTCTCGCGGATGCGGAGGCAGAGTTTGAGCGGGTTCGCCGCGACATGTACGTGGTGTGCCGCCAGTTGTGGAGCAGGTATTTCTCGAAGTCGCCGCTGCCTCCGGATGACGCGGAGGGACGCCGCACGACGATTATGCGCGTCGTCCACGCAGTGAGCCAGGAGCATGGCAAGCCGGAGAACCTGCTTAAGGACGCGCAGGCGACTGTCGCGAGCATTCGCAATTTCATCCGCGACCACAACATACTGCGCCTGCCGGAACCCGATCGATGTCAGGTGATCGAGATGCCTGAGTTCCGTCGGGGAAATTCGCTGGCCTACCTGGAGAATGCGCCACCGCTGGATCCGGGAGCCGATAGTTTTTACGCCATCAGCCCGCCGCCCGCGGATTGGGGACCCGAGCGCGTGAAGAGTTTTCTTGAGGAATACAACGAGCACATGCTGCAGATCCTTACGATTCATGAGGCGTATCCCGGGCACTACGTGCAGCTGGAATATGCCAATCGTGCCGCATCGCTGATTCGACGCGTCCTGATGTCGGGCGTGATGGTCGAGGGATGGGCGGTATACACGGAGCAGATGATGCTAGATCAGGGGTATGGCGGGGGAGACCTGCGGCTGCGCTTGATGCAGTTGAAGTTCTATTTGCGCGCCGTGGTCAACGCGATTCTGGATCAACGAATGCATTGCGAAGGCATGACCGACGAAGAAGCAATGGACCTGATGGTAAAAGGCGCATTCCAGTCGGAGGGCGAGGCTCGGTTGAAGGTCATTCGCGCCAAGCAAAGTTCCGTTCAGCTCAGCACCTATTTCGTTGGGCGCATGGCGCATTACCGATTGCGGCAGAATTTGCAACGGCAGCTTGGCGAGCAATTCGACCTGGGGCGTTTCCATGAAGCGGTGATGGCGCACGGTTCGGTTCCTGTGAAGTATCTGCCCGAACTTGTTGGGAGGCAACTGTCGCTCACGCAATGA